The Microcystis aeruginosa NIES-843 sequence CGAAGGTAACGTATTCAAAGATACTGACAATCCTCGTGAAAAAGGCAAAGGCGATCGCTAGAATCCCTAAAATCAGTGCCGTTACTCGGACTTTATTGATTGATTTCCCCATAAGTGTCGGTATTTTTATCCTAAAATTGTCTGGTAGCTTCGTGACCGTATCCCCGAATATTTATCTTCGCATGGTAGCACGAATTTCTAGTCCTACTCGGTCAGGATTATAGCGTTAAAGATGAAGTATAACCTGATTTAGCATTACTGGCCGACTCCCCAAAACGAAAACTTCGTACCTCACCATGAAGATAACTGCTATAAGATTTAAGGGCCTGTTTAGCAATAAACTGGGTACACTCGCTTAACAAAAATTTTTTTAGACAGATCTTGGACACAATCAGGAATCCCGTGTTAAACTGCCTCGATAAGATGATGTCACTCTCAAAGCCCTTCACTATAGAATCTAATGGTAATACAATCGGTCAGTTTAACAGTTAAGGACTATAAGTCTAACATTCCCGTCGCCATCTTGTGTGGTGGCAAAGGAACCCGACTGCGGGAAGAAACCGAATTTCGACCTAAGCCGATGATTGCCATCGGAAATCGACCGATTATTTGGCATATCATGAAAACTTATGCCCAATATGGGTTAACTGACTTTATGCTCTGTCTAGGGTACAAAGGGGAAATAATCCGGGACTATTTCTTTAACTATGATTGGAATCAAAGTGATGTCCTCTTAGAGTTAGGCAATAAAAAAGTGACCAAACTCGATAGTGGACATGATGAGGAGGACTGGCGTATTTGGTTAGTTGATACGGGACAGGAAACCATGACGGGAGGCCGTCTTAAACGTCTCACCTCTTATATAGATCAAAGTGGAAGTGATATCTTTTTAGCCACCTACGGGGATGGGGTTTGTGATGTGAATATTGGGGATCTGTTGGATTTCCATTACTCTCATGGTAAATTAGCCACCTTGACGGCGGTCCGTCCTCCTTCTCGCTTTGGCGAGTTAGTGATTGAGGATAATCTAGTCAGTCAATTCCAAGAAAAGCCCCAAACGACTGAGGGATGGATTAATGGGGGGTATTTTGTCTTAAATCGCAAGGTTTTGGATTTAATTGAGGGAGATGCGACGACTTTTGAAGCACAGCCCCTAAGAACCCTGGCTGCTTTGGGAGAACTCGCCGTCTATAAGCATGAAGGGTTTTGGCAGTGCATGGATACTTACCGAGAAATGGAAATGCTCAATCACCTTTATGACACTGGACAAGCTAGATGGAAAATATGGTAGAGGAAGCATTTTAGCCTGGCAAAAAGGTCTTTATCACGGGTCATACTGGCTTTAAGGGGTCTTGGCTGGCGTTTTGGTTACTCCATCTGGGGGCAGAGGTAAAAGGCCTCAGTTTAGCCCCCAATACCACCCCCGCCTTAGCTGAGTTAGTGGCTCGTTTAATCGCCTCATGGCAACCGAATGTAATCTTTCATTTAGCGGCGCAATGATCGTCTTATACTGAACTCAGGTCATGGACAGATAGTCAATCCTTGAATAGCAGGAGGCACAAAGTGGACATAGTAAATTCAATACATCTCCAGATTAGGAAAATGCTCAAAAAGCAATCAAAAATTGATGGCAGATTTTTGGTAGTTGCTGCACTTTTAGGATATTTTGGGTTATTGTATCTAGCTAATTTTTTTGTTCCCTATCACAAGTTTTGGAGGAAACTAGGGGTTCCTGCGGTTAAAAGCCCTTTTATCGATCTTGCAGCCGTATTAGGGGCTTTTGATTG is a genomic window containing:
- the rfbF gene encoding glucose-1-phosphate cytidylyltransferase, translated to MVIQSVSLTVKDYKSNIPVAILCGGKGTRLREETEFRPKPMIAIGNRPIIWHIMKTYAQYGLTDFMLCLGYKGEIIRDYFFNYDWNQSDVLLELGNKKVTKLDSGHDEEDWRIWLVDTGQETMTGGRLKRLTSYIDQSGSDIFLATYGDGVCDVNIGDLLDFHYSHGKLATLTAVRPPSRFGELVIEDNLVSQFQEKPQTTEGWINGGYFVLNRKVLDLIEGDATTFEAQPLRTLAALGELAVYKHEGFWQCMDTYREMEMLNHLYDTGQARWKIW